A section of the Venturia canescens isolate UGA chromosome 11, ASM1945775v1, whole genome shotgun sequence genome encodes:
- the LOC122418506 gene encoding TBC1 domain family member 20 produces the protein MPNSMDNNHNPKARRRNVNEELKPTADCQQPSNENKSGSEVSSGGISNGRVPRIPSLVDLDFSTKETEDNLFSEADQLLSDHALTEETPDYEAIDKMVAIKKVLQEEPLLNELRLLSCGKRGLVNDDTRRKVWPRLLGLDDEEALKNDQILDITTTRVPDDVYQQILKDVARSGGHLAVGASEKELENFQSEMTQLICWVLHRHSRLNYYQGYNDIAATVLLVMGLQRSLQILERISLDFLERFMERTMEKVNQELFYIFALLHRIHPMLLVHLENVELFPHFALAEYTTWYAHKYAENRKLLHRLFDFFLGSPPLMPLYLSTVIVAHRDTEIFNTTPDMGHTHKVLCTLPDDLPFEKLLIDAKKLYDEYPPESIINDVRDFDQKRRCKEQEWKAKAEASRKERERQRQLKVAIPSRTIIPYPRLRSYRTITVVTILAIGIYAFFKTNNVLN, from the exons ATGCCAAATTCAATGGATAATAATCATAACCCTAAAGCACGACGGAGAAATGTCAATGAAGAGTTAAAACCAACAGCAGATTGTCAACAACCGAGCaatgaaaacaaatcagggtcGGAAGTATCCAGCGGTGGAATTTCCAATGGTAGAGTACCTCGTATACCATCTCTCGTTGATCTGGATTTCTCGACTAAAGAGACGGAAGATAATTTATTTAGCGAAGCGGATCAATTGCTATCGGACCATGCGCTAACTGAAGAAACTCCAGATTACGAGGCAATAGATAAAATggttgcaataaaaaaagtcCTACAAGAAGAgcctttattgaatgaattgaGGCTGCTGAGCTGTGGCAAAAGAGGCCTAGTCAATG ATGATACCAGAAGGAAAGTGTGGCCGAGACTTTTGGGACTGGATGATGAGGAAGCTCTCAAAAATGACCAAATATTGGATATTACGACTACCCGTGTGCCTGATGATGTTTATCAGCAAATATTGAAAGATGTTGCACGCAGCGGAGGTCATCTTGCTGTAGGAGCTTCGGAAAAGGAATtagagaattttcaaagtgaaaTGACTCAATTAATCTGCTGGGTACTCCATCGACATTCACGCTTGAA TTACTATCAGGGTTACAACGACATTGCCGCAACAGTTTTATTAGTCATGGGCCTTCAACGGAGTTTACAAATTCTCGAGCGGATATCCCTCGATTTTCTTGAACGATTTATGGAGAGGACAATGGAAAAAGTCAACCAAGAACTGTTTTATATATTTGCTCTCTTACATCGCATTCATCCTATGCTCCTTGTGCATCTTGAAAA tGTGGAGTTATTCCCTCACTTTGCGCTAGCCGAGTACACGACTTGGTACGCTCACAAATATGCTGAGAATCGAAAACTTCTTCACagacttttcgatttttttctcgggaGTCCACCGCTCATGCCACTCTATCTCAGTACAGTTATCGTTGCTCATCGAGACACGGAAATTTTTAACACGACACCAGATATGGGGCATACCCATAAAGTACTGTGTACG CTGCCGGATGACTTGCCGTTCGAGAAACTGCTCATAGATGCAAAGAAGCTCTATGACGAGTATCCTCCAGAATCGATAATTAACGATGTGCGTGATTTCGACCAAAAACGCCGTTGCAAGGAACAGGAGTGGAAAGCTAAAGCTGAAGCTAGTAGAAAAGAACGAGAACGTCAGCGACAGTTGAAAGTTGCGATACCAAGTCGTACGATTATTCCTTATCCTCGCTTGCGGAGTTATCGTACTATAACCGTAGTCACAATTTTGGCAATTGGCATATACgcgtttttcaaaacaaacAATGTGCTCAACTGA
- the LOC122418507 gene encoding phospholipase A2 group XV-like, with the protein MRHTLVYFIVLLCIVSPAVTWRFRGKQRSPVIFVPGDGGSQVEAKLNKTTSVHYVCGKTSPDFFNIWLNLELLVPVIIDCWIDNMRLEYDNVTRSTRNPDGVEIRMPGWGDPTVVEYLDPSKAYPGSYFKDIGNMLVSDLGYIRNLSLRGAPYDFRKAPNENEEYFVKLKELVEETYLINGAQPVTLIAHSMGGPMSMIFLQRQSQKWKNQYISSLVTLGAVWGGSVKALKVFAIGDDLGTYVLRESTLKNQQITCPSLGWLLPSKLFWKMSEILVETEHKNYTMDDLKDFLIDVGVPNGWEFRKDTEKFQLDYRAPGVEIHCLHGVKVDTVERLYYKPGVTIDGYPQLITGDGDGTVNARSLEGCLHWQNQQKQKIYHETFPGVNHMEILRNSVVLDYIRTILKPETI; encoded by the exons TTCCAGGGGATGGGGGTAGCCAGGTTGAAGCAAAACTCAATAAAACCACATCTGTTCACTATGTGTGTGGAAAAACGTCGCCAGATTTCTTCAACATTTGGCTCAACCTGGAGCTCCTCGTACCTGTTATTATCGATTGCTGG ATCGACAATATGCGACTTGAATATGACAACGTGACGCGTTCGACGAGAAATCCAGATGGGGTTGAAATTCGAATGCCAGGATGGGGCGATCCCACTGTCGTCGAATATTTAGACCCCAGCAAAGCATACCCAGGATCGTATTTCAAGGACATTGGAAATATGCTTGTCAGTGATTTGGGTTACATAAGGAATTTATCGCTACGAGGTGCCCCCTACGATTTTCGGAAAGCTCCAA ACGAGAACGAAGAGTATTTCGTGAAACTAAAAGAGCTCGTTGAAGAAACATACTTGATAAATGGCGCTCAGCCGGTGACTCTGATAGCTCATAGTATGGGAGGTCCAATGTCGATGATATTTCTACAACGCCAGAGCCAGAAGTGGAAAAATCAGTACATCAGCTCACTTGTCACATTAGGAGCAGTTTGGGGTGGTTCGGTCAAAGCGCTCAAGGTTTTTGCCATAG GTGACGATTTGGGTACGTACGTGTTACGCGAAAGTACTTTAAAAAACCAACAAATAACGTGTCCAAGCTTGGGTTGGCTACTCCCGTCGAAGCTATTTTGGAAAATGAGCGAAATTTTGGTCGAGACTGAACATAAAAATTATACGATGGATGATCTCAAAGACTTTTTAAT TGATGTTGGCGTACCAAACGGATGGGAATTTCGGAAAGACACTGAAAAGTTTCAGCTGGATTACAGAGCCCCCGGTGTCGAAATTCATTGTCTGCACGGAGTAAAAGTCGACACAGTCGAAAG ACTTTATTACAAGCCTGGGGTGACGATAGACGGTTATCCACAACTGATAACGGGTGACGGTGACGGTACAGTGAATGCGCGAAGTCTCGAGGGGTGCTTGCACTGGCAGAACCagcagaaacaaaaaatatatcatgaaACATTTCCCGGTGTTAATCACATGGAGATTCTACGAAATTCTGTTGTTCTCGATTATATTAGAACAATATTGAAACCTGAAACAATCTAG